A genomic region of Gemmatimonadota bacterium contains the following coding sequences:
- a CDS encoding ABC transporter ATP-binding protein, which yields MAPPLELTDVRRSYGAGRGLAGVGLTVAAGQIYGLLGPNGAGKTSLVRAITGRLRLDAGTVRLFGRDPADVEARRRLGLVPQDIALYHDLSVRENLFAMGRLAGLSAAAARAALARALEWIDLADRADSLVGTLSGGQQRRVNLAAGTLHEPGLLVLDEPTVGVDPPAREGIHRLLLELKARGTAILLATHDLEQAAELADRVGVLVRGRLAAEGSVPALVAEWFPAGAKDLSLTLGAAPPPPPASLVLEEAGLTPDPPRILWTGPFRGGVAGLPGLLASLAAAGAPVTNARIREPGLHGVFFRVAGEEIVG from the coding sequence CGTGGCGGCCGGCCAGATCTATGGGCTCCTCGGTCCGAACGGGGCGGGCAAGACCAGTCTGGTCCGGGCCATTACCGGCCGGCTCAGGCTCGATGCCGGAACCGTTAGGCTCTTCGGCCGGGATCCCGCCGATGTCGAGGCCCGCCGACGGCTCGGTCTGGTCCCGCAGGACATTGCCCTCTACCACGATCTCTCAGTCCGGGAAAACCTCTTCGCCATGGGCCGGTTGGCGGGCCTTTCGGCCGCCGCGGCCCGGGCTGCGCTGGCTCGGGCCCTCGAATGGATCGACCTGGCCGACCGCGCCGATAGTCTGGTCGGCACCTTGTCGGGGGGCCAGCAGCGGCGGGTCAACTTGGCCGCGGGAACCCTGCACGAACCCGGGCTCCTGGTGCTCGACGAGCCCACGGTCGGCGTCGATCCGCCGGCCCGGGAAGGGATTCATCGCCTGCTGCTCGAACTGAAAGCCCGGGGCACCGCCATCCTGCTCGCCACCCACGACCTCGAACAGGCCGCCGAGCTCGCGGACCGAGTCGGAGTCCTGGTCCGGGGCCGCCTCGCGGCGGAGGGGTCGGTCCCCGCGCTGGTGGCGGAGTGGTTTCCGGCTGGCGCGAAAGACCTGTCGTTGACGTTAGGCGCCGCTCCGCCGCCGCCGCCGGCGAGCCTGGTGCTCGAGGAGGCCGGCCTCACGCCGGATCCGCCCCGGATCCTCTGGACCGGTCCGTTCCGTGGCGGGGTCGCCGGGCTGCCGGGTCTCTTGGCGTCGCTGGCCGCGGCCGGCGCCCCGGTGACCAATGCCCGGATCCGCGAGCCCGGCCTCCATGGGGTGTTCTTCCGGGTGGCGGGCGAGGAGATCGTCGGATGA
- a CDS encoding ABC transporter permease translates to MTRVVLWIMARGFLRDRGALLMSVVLPVAVFLVFAAIFAGASGEQLQINVAVADEQHTEESARLMAALTRDSALVVTVVTSADSVRERVRAGAADAGLVVRGAGRPLTDLTGDGEAPILVVADPVRAVAAKILMGQTQRAYFTALPDVALRSTATLIGEAFITYTEAQRDSLESRFAELRQDLKESDPSSSADPGPFDGLMLQSTVGAASLGASHVAYYAGAVAMLFLFFSAVHGALTLVEERDAGLLDRLLAGPGGMTAVLGGKFLFLVVQGVLQVTVIFIVAWLLYDVDLPGRWLPFMVITGAASMAAAGLALALTAASRTKRQAQTMANIVILIISAVGGSMVPRFLMPPLIKSLGWLTPTTWAVEAYSGLFWRNDPLADLVLPVALLLGAGLGGLVLARVFARRLERV, encoded by the coding sequence ATGACTCGGGTGGTCCTCTGGATCATGGCCCGCGGGTTCCTGCGCGACCGGGGGGCCCTGCTGATGAGCGTGGTGCTCCCGGTGGCCGTCTTCCTGGTGTTTGCCGCGATCTTTGCCGGCGCGTCCGGCGAACAACTCCAGATCAACGTCGCGGTGGCCGACGAGCAGCACACCGAGGAGTCGGCCCGCCTGATGGCGGCGCTGACCCGTGACTCGGCGCTGGTCGTGACGGTCGTGACGTCGGCCGATTCGGTCCGGGAGCGGGTCCGGGCCGGTGCCGCCGACGCGGGGCTGGTGGTCCGCGGGGCCGGTCGCCCGCTCACGGACCTGACCGGGGATGGCGAGGCTCCGATCCTGGTCGTAGCCGATCCGGTTCGCGCGGTGGCCGCGAAGATCCTGATGGGACAGACGCAACGGGCCTACTTCACCGCCTTGCCGGATGTGGCCCTTCGAAGCACGGCGACGCTTATCGGCGAGGCGTTCATCACCTACACCGAGGCTCAGCGCGACAGTCTCGAAAGCCGGTTTGCCGAACTTCGGCAAGATCTCAAGGAGTCGGATCCCAGCTCCTCGGCCGATCCGGGGCCGTTCGACGGGCTGATGCTGCAGTCCACCGTCGGCGCCGCGTCACTCGGGGCCAGTCACGTCGCCTACTACGCCGGCGCGGTCGCGATGCTGTTCCTGTTCTTTTCGGCGGTCCATGGCGCCTTGACGCTGGTCGAGGAGCGGGACGCCGGTCTCCTCGACCGGTTGCTGGCGGGGCCGGGGGGAATGACCGCGGTGCTCGGCGGCAAGTTCCTGTTCCTGGTGGTGCAGGGGGTGTTGCAGGTGACCGTGATCTTCATCGTGGCATGGCTTCTCTACGACGTCGACCTGCCGGGCCGATGGCTCCCGTTCATGGTCATCACCGGGGCGGCCTCGATGGCGGCCGCGGGTCTGGCCTTGGCCTTGACGGCCGCCAGCCGGACCAAGCGGCAGGCCCAGACCATGGCCAATATCGTGATCCTGATCATTTCGGCAGTGGGCGGGTCGATGGTTCCCCGGTTTCTGATGCCGCCGTTGATCAAGTCGTTAGGCTGGCTGACCCCGACGACCTGGGCGGTCGAGGCCTACAGCGGTCTATTCTGGCGGAACGATCCCCTGGCCGACTTGGTGTTGCCGGTGGCCCTGTTGCTGGGGGCCGGACTGGGCGGCCTCGTCCTGGCCCGGGTGTTTGCGCGGCGGCTCGAGCGGGTCTAG
- a CDS encoding beta-carotene hydroxylase, which yields MLWILVFVATLVAMEGFAHLMHKYVMHGPLWILHKSHHEPKHDRLELNDLFGIVFAIPSILLIWFGTSGSPLLLPIGVGMAGYGVVYWGFHDVLVHRRIPHAWLPKGGYLRRIVQAHHIHHATRTKDGAESFGFLYTSDFSRKDRSVSE from the coding sequence ATGCTCTGGATTCTGGTGTTCGTGGCCACGCTGGTGGCGATGGAAGGTTTTGCCCACCTGATGCACAAGTACGTGATGCACGGTCCATTATGGATCCTTCATAAATCACATCACGAACCCAAACACGACCGGCTCGAGCTGAACGATCTCTTCGGGATCGTCTTCGCCATTCCCTCGATCCTGCTGATCTGGTTCGGCACGAGCGGCTCTCCGCTGTTGTTGCCGATCGGGGTCGGGATGGCCGGCTACGGCGTGGTGTATTGGGGTTTCCACGACGTCTTGGTCCATCGCCGGATTCCCCATGCGTGGTTGCCGAAGGGCGGGTATCTCCGGCGGATCGTCCAGGCCCACCACATCCATCATGCCACCCGAACCAAGGACGGCGCCGAGTCGTTCGGCTTCCTTTACACCTCGGATTTCAGCCGAAAAGACCGGTCCGTCAGCGAGTAA
- a CDS encoding phytoene/squalene synthase family protein, with product MTDPVIEHCRVILKQGSRSFAKAASLLDPTIRAGSYQLYAWCRYCDDVIDGQTMGHGQQIIDPAEQQKQLTILWSETEAAYRGEPTSDLVFQGIARVVRQHGIPPDLPFELLRGMGMDIEGRQYETLEQLRVYCYHVAGVVGGMMARIMGVRDEATLQRAEDLGTAMQFTNISRDVIDDARIGRVYLPLGWLREAGLAAADVGRPEHRGAVAAIVRRLLDEAEHYYRSGDDGIDHLPFRCAWSITAARGIYSDIGAVIRSRGTEAWDRRAMVSGGRKVFLMSRSLLETAIRRITR from the coding sequence ATGACCGATCCCGTCATCGAGCACTGCCGGGTCATTCTCAAGCAAGGCTCCCGGAGTTTTGCGAAGGCCGCGAGCCTGCTCGACCCGACGATTCGGGCCGGATCGTACCAACTCTACGCTTGGTGCCGGTACTGTGACGACGTAATCGACGGCCAGACCATGGGCCACGGCCAGCAGATCATCGATCCCGCCGAGCAGCAGAAGCAGCTCACGATCCTCTGGTCCGAGACCGAAGCCGCCTATCGCGGCGAGCCGACGTCCGACCTGGTTTTTCAAGGCATCGCGCGGGTGGTCCGCCAGCACGGGATTCCGCCGGATTTACCGTTCGAGTTGCTTCGGGGCATGGGCATGGACATCGAGGGGCGCCAGTATGAGACCCTCGAGCAGCTCCGGGTGTACTGCTACCATGTAGCCGGCGTGGTCGGGGGGATGATGGCCCGGATCATGGGCGTTCGCGACGAGGCCACGCTCCAGCGCGCGGAGGACCTCGGCACGGCCATGCAATTCACCAACATTTCGCGCGACGTGATCGATGACGCTCGGATCGGCCGGGTGTACCTGCCGTTAGGCTGGCTCCGGGAAGCCGGCCTGGCCGCCGCCGATGTCGGCCGGCCGGAGCACCGCGGAGCGGTGGCCGCCATCGTCCGCCGGCTGCTCGATGAGGCGGAGCATTACTACCGGAGCGGGGACGACGGTATCGATCATCTCCCGTTTCGGTGCGCCTGGTCGATTACGGCGGCCCGCGGGATCTACTCGGATATCGGCGCCGTGATCCGGAGCCGGGGCACTGAAGCGTGGGACCGGCGCGCGATGGTGTCGGGAGGGCGGAAGGTGTTTTTGATGAGCCGGAGCTTGCTCGAAACCGCCATCCGGCGGATTACTCGCTGA
- a CDS encoding phytoene desaturase, protein MTEPKRAVVIGSGFGGLAAAIRLQQAGILTTVVERRDRPGGRAYVYHDQGFTFDAGPTVITAPECLAELFALSGRSLADYVDLIPIDPFYRLLWDDGFQFEYNNDLEATLAQIRAKCPADEAGYRRFLDYTAEVFDAGYTKLAHVPFLNFRDMIRVAPQLIKLEAYRTVYSMVSKYIQDPHLREAFSFHSLLVGGNPFAASSIYTLIHYLERNGGVFFPRGGTSALVQGLIRLFEDLGGTIRMNFDVDRIDLTGGRAAGVVSKGGERLPADAVVSNADVVHTYQSLLKGSRIAAKRGERLAGMRHSMSLFVAYFGTKRKYPDVAHHTVLFGPRYRGLLDDIFSTGKLADDFSLYLHAPTTTDPSLAPPGCEAFYVLSPVPHLGRADLDWATVGPRYADRIYQYLEQKLLPGLRSEIVTQRLFTPADFKTELNAHVGSAFSLEPVLWQSAYFRVHNRDPDIGGLYFVGAGTHPGAGLPGVVNSAKATASLVLDDVFEGAP, encoded by the coding sequence GTGACCGAACCGAAGCGGGCGGTCGTCATCGGAAGCGGGTTCGGCGGCCTGGCCGCGGCGATCCGGCTCCAGCAAGCCGGGATCCTGACCACCGTCGTCGAGCGGCGTGACCGGCCCGGCGGCCGGGCGTACGTCTACCACGACCAGGGGTTCACGTTCGACGCCGGACCCACGGTCATCACCGCGCCCGAGTGCTTGGCCGAGTTGTTCGCGCTCTCGGGGCGCTCACTCGCCGACTACGTCGACCTGATCCCGATCGACCCATTCTACCGGCTGCTCTGGGACGACGGCTTCCAGTTCGAGTACAACAACGACCTCGAAGCCACCTTGGCCCAGATCCGGGCCAAGTGCCCTGCCGATGAGGCCGGCTACCGGCGGTTTCTCGACTACACGGCCGAAGTGTTCGATGCCGGCTACACCAAGCTGGCCCACGTGCCGTTCCTCAACTTTCGCGACATGATCAGGGTCGCGCCGCAGCTGATCAAGCTCGAGGCCTATCGGACCGTCTACAGCATGGTCAGCAAGTACATTCAGGATCCGCACCTCCGAGAGGCGTTCAGCTTTCATTCGCTGCTGGTGGGCGGCAATCCCTTTGCGGCTTCCTCGATTTACACCCTGATCCACTACCTCGAGCGGAACGGGGGGGTGTTCTTTCCCCGCGGGGGGACCAGTGCTTTGGTCCAGGGTCTGATCCGTCTGTTCGAAGACTTGGGCGGCACCATTCGGATGAATTTCGATGTCGACCGGATCGACCTGACCGGCGGCCGGGCCGCCGGCGTTGTCAGCAAGGGAGGCGAACGATTGCCGGCGGACGCGGTGGTCAGCAACGCGGACGTGGTGCACACCTACCAGTCGCTGCTCAAGGGGAGCCGGATCGCCGCGAAGCGCGGGGAGCGACTGGCCGGGATGCGGCACAGTATGTCGCTCTTCGTGGCCTACTTCGGCACCAAGCGGAAGTACCCCGATGTCGCGCATCACACGGTGTTGTTCGGGCCCCGGTACCGGGGGCTGCTCGATGACATCTTCTCCACCGGCAAGTTGGCCGATGATTTTTCGCTCTACCTCCACGCGCCGACCACGACCGATCCGAGTCTGGCGCCACCAGGCTGCGAGGCGTTCTACGTGCTCTCTCCGGTGCCCCACCTCGGGCGGGCCGATCTCGACTGGGCCACGGTCGGACCCCGGTACGCCGATCGGATCTACCAGTACCTCGAACAGAAGCTGCTGCCCGGGCTTCGGAGCGAGATCGTCACCCAACGCTTGTTCACGCCGGCAGATTTCAAGACCGAATTGAACGCCCACGTCGGATCGGCCTTTTCGTTGGAGCCGGTCTTGTGGCAAAGCGCGTACTTCCGGGTTCACAACCGGGACCCGGACATCGGGGGACTCTATTTCGTCGGCGCGGGAACCCATCCCGGAGCGGGATTGCCCGGCGTCGTGAACTCGGCCAAAGCCACCGCGTCATTGGTGCTGGACGATGTTTTCGAGGGGGCACCATGA